A single Entelurus aequoreus isolate RoL-2023_Sb linkage group LG11, RoL_Eaeq_v1.1, whole genome shotgun sequence DNA region contains:
- the rpl18 gene encoding 60S ribosomal protein L18 produces MGVDIRHNKDRKVHRKEPKSQDIYLRLLVKLYRFLARRSNASFNKVVLKRLFMSRSNRPPISISRLIRKMRLPGRENRIAVVVGTVTDDVRIQDVPKLKICALKFTDGVRRRILKAGGEVMTFDQLAMTAPKGHGTVILSGPRKGREVYRHFGKAPGTPHSHTKPYVRSKGRKFERARGRRSSRGYKN; encoded by the exons ATG GGAGTTGACATCAGACATAACAAGGACCGCAAGGTGCACAGGAAAGAGCCCAAGAGCCAGGACATCTACTTGAGGCTCCTGGTTAAG CTCTACAGGTTCCTGGCCCGCCGCTCCAACGCCTCCTTCAACAAAGTTGTCCTGAAGAGGCTCTTCATGAGCAGGAGCAACAGGCCTCCCATCTCCATTTCCCGCCTG ATCCGCAAGATGAGGCTGCCCGGCCGTGAGAACAGAATTGCTGTCGTTGTGGGAACCGTCACTGATGACGTCAGGATCCAGGATGTCCCCAAGCTCAAG ATCTGCGCTCTGAAGTTCACTGATGGCGTTCGCCGCAGGATCTTAAAGGCCGGAGGCGAGGTGATGACCTTTGACCAGCTGGCTATGACTGCACCCAAAGGCCATGGCACCGTGATTCTGTCTG GTCCTCGCAAAGGTAGAGAGGTCTACAGGCACTTTGGAAAAGCTCCTGGAACTCCTCACAGCCACACCAA GCCCTACGTGCGCTCCAAGGGCAGGAAGTTTGAGAGAGCTCGTGGTCGCCGATCCAGCCGTGGCTACAAGAACTAG